A stretch of DNA from Sylvia atricapilla isolate bSylAtr1 chromosome 3, bSylAtr1.pri, whole genome shotgun sequence:
TTATTCCaaaattcctcctcctgctgcaatGTTTCTGGGTTTCTTCTCTCCCTACTGTTACTtctatgttttatttctaaaagtcTTATTGCCAATGTCTATAGAAGTCCATAGAACAGTCTCTCTCCATTATCCATAAAGGAATAGCAGTGAAAATAGTTTGTACTTTCATATTTCCTTTTAGGATATCTAAAATTTGGTGAGATTACTCCTGccatttttctccagaaaatttgtttcagtttaCAAAGGTTCTTTGAATTTTAGAAACTTTGGGGTACCTGGCCTGTGCCAAGGAGCTTTGACCCCACACACATCACCGCCAGTCACATTGTGGTTCTCAAAAAAGAAAGGGCACTCTGCCCTTGTACCACAGTACCTTTAATTAGGTGTCAGGTCAAAAGATGGAGCGACAATTATTCATGCAGATGTTACTCTCATAATTTACTCAAGATAACTGAATAATCATTAAAGTATTGAGCTTgattaaatgcattttgtgtACAGTTTGAAGCACTTTAATTAGGGGTAACACTACTGAAATATGTCCatgatatttccttttttattttcagaagtaaaatacTAGGAACAGCGTTTAAGGTTCTCCTTTTTGCTCCTAATTGCTTCATCTTCTGTGCTAGATACAAATTCCTAAGGTGGAGATAAGATCCTCCTTCTCTTCTGGAAGGTGATCTTGGTAAAATTACTCAAACcttgtgattttaaaatgttgaaagaCATTTCTTCTCCAGACACTTTGCAGCCTCCTTTGAGGACATCTCACTTTGGAGTATATCCCAcctgcatcaggcacagcagctcctcagcatgGAATTATTGCACAAAATGCTGAGCCCACCATAACAATTGAAAGTGTCTTTCTCTTGCTCAGAAGGATAGGGAGCTTCAGATGGGGGTGGATTGTCTACCCTAAGAGCCACAACCCAAAACCTTGCTGAGTTCTGCCAAAGGTGCTCCactccttctctgcttctcccttcccctggTCCACACAGAGGTTTTTTGATGGCCTGGATGGGACTGTGACCATGTGAAATTTATATTAAACAGTGTGCCCAGTGTTAAAGCCAAGCCCTTGAGTACTTGCACACAGGAACTTACAGACAATAAGTATTAACAAATGCACCTTTGTTTCCTTGAGGAATTGGGTTGAGAAAGTTTAACAGTTGGCAAGTTAACCACAAACACTTGGCAAGAGGTGGAGCAACTGCAACTTCTGCAATTTTATTCCctccatttttcagttttatggcCAGATGTTGGCAGACACGCCAGAAATTCAATTACCCTTTTTCCTTATTGCAGAAACAGTTCACAGACAAAAACTATCTAGAGAATAAAAAGCTGTGTCAGGGTATGCTTGTAAGGGATATGGTTTATAGTCCTGTTTTCACATACATATAGATAATTGCTATACACTTCTGTGTGCCTGTGTACTTGGACTGGGCTCTGAGCTAGCTCTGGGCTGACCTGATCTAGTTGatgatgtccctgctcattgcagaggGCTTGGATTTATTCACCTTTCAAAAGTCCTTTCCAATTCAGACTATTGTATGGTTCTACTTCAGAACTTAATAtcaaagtaacaaaaaaattacatgacTAGGAAGTAAATAAACTGCCAGtcagcaatgaaaatatttcagtttaattttggTACTAAAGGTTCTGTAAGACATGGTGTCACTTGCAGAGGTCTTGGTCAGTTAGAAACAGCAATCATTTAAATTAGGAAATGTATCATTTACCTCTTACAATGTACCATTTACCTCTTACAATGTACTTCATGTATCATGTTAAAATACTGCCTGAACAGTATTTGTTTGTGGACTGAAGGGAGGTTTAAAGTAAAATATGatctgaaaaaacattttgtatcttagaatcatagaaacataACGTGGTTTGAGGTctaagggaccttaaagaccatttCATTCTAAACTCCTCAGTGtagacagggacaccttccactaccccaggttgctccaagcttcatccaacctgtccttggacaattccagggatccaagggcaggcacagcttctctgggaaatctatgccagggcctcaccaccctcacagggaagaatttctccttaATATCTAATGCAAACCTGCCTTTTGTCAGTTTAGaaccatttccccttgtcttgTCATGATCTGCCCATATAAAAAagtccctctccttccttttgaCAATACCCCTTTAGACACTAAGAGGGAgtctgaggtctccctggagccttctcttttccaggctgaacacccccagctctctccatctctttacaggagaggtgctccaacCATGCAGAAGTTGGGTGCTGCTTCCCCGGGCAGAAGAAGCAGAGGTCAACAGCTGGCAGACTGAGAGCAGATAACCAAAAACTGAATGCTCATCTAAGGCATAACATGGTTTTGGAATGATCAACCAAAGGCCCTGTGGAAGAGAGAAGTATCAAAAAATCAACCAGAGTTCTTGAGAAATAGTTCAAGCAGGAGCTTTGAGGTCTGAGGGTCCAAAGGCATCCTCTGGCACTGGATTTGCctaaatttacatattttccaTCAGCTGAAAGGTTGTCCAGGGACATAACCACGACGTATTCACATTATTTTggtacattttatttcagtcaggCATCTTCAGTGAAGAAGATGCCTGAGTGAAACAAAATGTGCCAAAATAAGGTAGAGGAAGCTAACGGACATTTGTTTTAGTTCCATATATCCATTCTGTGTTCTTATATTCTCTATTTAGGGAACAGAAAATTACCTGGTATTGCAAGGAACATGCAGATGTGTTGTATTTCAAGGTTTTAAGTTGCTCCAAACAGGGACAGTTCAACCTAGGTCCCAAGATGTTTGACACATACCCGGTGGGTTAACGTATCTTACACAAACTGGAGTGTCACAAGAGGTATTGCATGAAAAACGTGggattttccaggaaaaaaacttaAACAGGCTTGCAGAGAAACCCTGTTTTATCATTGcgaaatgaaaagcaaatggcTTCTGCTTGGATTAGATgccaccaggaaaaaaaaaaaaaagagcaatttttgGATTGGTTCAATGAATggctgggaagagaaaggacTCACCAGTCTCTTTTGGGACTCACCTTATAAAAGAGTATTCCAGTCTCAGAGCCAAAGTCTTCAGGAGGGAAGGGACCACGAGTAAGGCTTGTTTCTGGGCTCACCTGATACCTGGTAATGTCTTGGTTCTTTTCTTTCAATGTCAGCCTttgttttttccacaaaaaatccaactccaaaacaaccccccaaatcTCTGCATTATTAACTTTTATTTGTATGTAATTGAAAAAAAGGTAAGCCTAAGATTTGGGAGGGTTGGACACGTTGAATAAGTAGTTCAAATATATGCTAATACCTAGAATGTTTTAATACAAATTCTCTGCTTCCTAAGTcctaggaaaaataaatgtttgattGGTTCAGGTTACTTTAGAGAGGTCCGTGGTCCAGAGAAATTGGTGACCTCTGGAATGGAAAACTACAtatatctctatctctatctctatctctatctctatctctatctctatctctatctctatctctatctctgtATATTTCTATTAAATAGATAACCTTTGAATATAAACATATAATAAATAGTTATATGATATTTGCATAATGCATAATAGCtatgaaattatatattttaatgtatttatatattttattatagtatataatacatattttatatattgtattttttaatttatctctCTACATTAAAATCatgatttcattttcagaattgTTCAATTTGTCTCCTTATTTCTCctgatattttcaaatatatagAAACTTGTGTAAACTTCTAATACAAATTTTGAAACAGTTTCGGGTCACCATCTATCAATTCTGTTCTCAGCAATAGGACATTTCTGCACAATCTCATTTCCATTCCTTGCTTGAGAGACCATCATTTGTGACAGATCAGAACATTCCTACTGCCACCTTTTTATCCATAAGCACCCTTCTAGGCTATATTACCCTTTAAAGCTAATCCTAATATTAGTTTAAACTCTTCCAATGAAGGTATCatatgtttgcttttaaaatttccttttcaaatggGAATTGATTTGATTGTACATTTCCATTCTAGAACTGTTGCCTGTAGACCAAGACTGGAGATGTTGAGCAAATTGGCCTCTTGATAAATTTAAACATtacaaaataaacttttttttttttaagtttgtaaTTTTTACAGTATTATCACCTAATTTTGCATTATGTTGTTTATTTAGCAGACAAAATCACTTAGCTAAAATGTTGtggaagtattcaaggccaggttggatgagacTTCGAATAACCTgatctaatggaaggtgtctcAGCCCcaggggttggaacaagatgagttTCAAGattccttccaatccaaaccattctgggattccatgattctgctCTGGCTAAGGAGTATTTgcaaaatgggaaagaaatctGAGCAACCAAACTATTGAAGTAACTTAAGGATCACAATATCCTGAAAACATTTTGCCCCATGCAATGGTTCCTATGGCTTTTActgattatttttgaaagcttgaaaataaaattaatataaatgtaatttttattaacaCAGTGTTTGTGTAGTTCAGGAGACTCCAGATCCCAGGATCTGTCTGTCTTACATCCTTCTTGGTTCTTTTCCCAACAGTGCCATAGCAAATCCTCAGCCATGAAGATCCTTTAtctgctcttctctctcctctttgtGGTGCTCCAGGTTTCTCCAGGTAAGATGGGAAAGAGATGCTAGAAAGGGACTTTTGTGCACCTGAAGAAAAAGCCCCAGCACATTTTAactgcttctgttttaaaatgctaGAAGACAGTCAGGAATTAATCAATCAGCCCCAGCACTTGTGCTAGAGCTGCTTTGTAACCTCACCTTGCCTTTCAAAACCGCCAAGGTGGGACATCAGTGACAAAGAGAGCTCAAGGAATGAGAAACTCTTCGACTGCaattccctgccctgcagagcaaggagaaggaaatattttgttcttgttgCAGGTTTGTCTTCGCCCCGGagggaaatgtttttctgtagAGGAGGGAGCTGTCACTTTGGAGCATGTCCCTTCCACCTGGTCAAAGTTGGAAGTTGCTTTGGGTTCCGCTCCTGCTGCAAACAGTGAGTTTGGAGTTCACTGAGGCTCATCTGCAGGATGagcaggaaaatattaaatattttacctcTCTCCTAAATCCCGAGGTGTTGCTGAATATTTAAGTTTGgtataaggagaaaaaaagctgttatgCCATGAGGACAATCAAGTGTTCTGTGTTGATTCAAGTGTTACATGTTGtccaagaagcatttggacaacactctcaggcacagggtgaggtttttcttgtaaaatttgctgtaaaataaaataaataatgaaaaacagccttttattttcattcaggAATGAATGCACTCATCTCAGAATCTAGGGATATAAATTTAGttccctgtttttcctgaaaCAGTAGGGAGAGATTCTCCTTACTCACAGGTATGATTACACGGAGCTGTCCCAACATGACTACAAATGACATGAACTATTTTGGGAAGAATTTTAtgtccaggaggaaaaaaagcatgggCTGAGAGTGAGTAGGGAGGGTatataagcagaaaaaaatctgactttttttcctttgtgcaggCCATGGAATGTAAGAGATGTTGATGAGCCATACATTGAAGACcaatgaaaattactttgaaacCTACAAAATTGCTTGAGATCTCCTGACTACTAAACCCACTGGATCCTGCTGCAAAGCCTCATATTCCTTTCATTGTCAATGCAAAAGGCTTTATGATGTAGAGTAAACCCAAATGTGTTCTGCATTGCTTTCCCTCCTTCTAAATAAATTGTTGCTGCTTAGCACTGGTCACTGAAATATGCACTGAGACTTGGGTCATGAAACTGCCTGGGGTTTGGCACACAAACCCCAGAGGGCAACAATTTATGGTGCAAACTGCTTCTCAATTTGAGTTTTTCTGATCCATACATGTCTCTCGGTCTACACAGACCTTAACCTACAGTGCCAAGAGAAAGTCTGTCTAGAAGAACTAAGCTTCCCTTTGTGGGAATGTGTTCAGATGCCAAAATCCCTTGCTTCTTACTGTGAAGAGATCTTCTCTTGGGAAGACAGGAATGGTTAAAACCCCTCATTCCCCACTGGGCTCACTGTCACCCTCCTTGCCAGAGaccctgctgggagctgtgctgctccacatcccatcccaccacAGGGTAGGGAGGGTCTCCCTTGCCCTCATGAGCACTTGGGAGGATCCCATGGGGACACCTCAAGGAGACCTTTGTGGACCTTAGAGGAAAACAGATctcccaggggagctgtgcaGGCGCCCCGTGAGGTGACATCACAAAGGGATCCCATGGATCAGAGGGGTAACCTGGGtagccctgcagggagggagctgggggtctCCTCTTCTCCACCCACCTGGACAACACAACATGAAGTTAGAATGGTTTTCCTCTGCTAAAGCTGACCTCACCCTCGCTGGAAAATGCATCCATGACCATGATCCATAAACATGTGTGCTCATAACGAGTGGCTCTGATTCTACTGATAAAGATTTCCCTGTCCAAGGATGCCACCCTGGCCAATTACAAATTTCCAGCTGGGTATGAAGCACTTGACAGAGATGCCAGGCTGTTGTTTATCAGCATTTGCTTCCATCCCATTTCATTGGGACACTTCATCCACCTCTCATTTCCTATGAAGATGCCTCTATCCTGCAACTGTCTTTCTCCAAAACACATGACATCAtttacaaaacatttcagatttgcctcagtgttggggaagatgaatcagggaaatcttataaatatgattgcttagcaaaagattctgaaaatatgaaagctataatcaaaatagaaatgaaagcttactttgagttgtaggatactgagtcttagttactatataacctgaaaacaatggcctagctagctgaaggagaatcccttttgattgagcagaaccctttctgctggctaagggatccaagggtcaatgtagcaaaacagaagtctaaaaagtagtttttagagtttaaaatataacacagtatggtaatgtagtagttcttataggctgtatgtagattcttGTATCttgtaggattttgtgtcttgtattagttggtcactgtaaattagaatattcatcacaaaaggagatataatgtattgtgACAAGGACCTCTCTTACCTCTTAGCTCTTAACTCTTAttcttacctctcctcttaactcttaactctcacccttcctcctccccctactcttgctctctcttgctctcttcccccagccaccttgctctctcactcccttctctccgctctcaccctgctgttctttctccctctctctttgggacttcccttcagccgaggctggtggctgaaggcaaggtccttttacccacgacccttgcaataaaaccacattttctaGAATATaaaggtcagcagaattccttgtcccagccgtccatGGATTCACCTACACCCCAGTGTGATGTCTTGGCAGCAAAACTCTGCCCAGGGATGGAGTTAGGGATCAGAAGGCTCAAaggagttttttattttctgctttactcAAAAAGCATAAACCACAGAGATAAAGTTATCTGGGGGagtccagcctggagaaaagagaaggttGGAGAGAGCTTGGAGCCCCATCCAGTGCCTCAATAAGATCtaaaagagctggagaaagaTTTTGGGCTTAGAGCAACTTGGGAAGTGGAAAGtgcctctgcccatggcagagggtggaatgagatgatctttgaggttccttccaacccaaatcagtCCAGGATGAATCTGTGAAAGAAGGACTCAGTTTCCCCAGGACTGTCCTGGTGCCTGTGCCTGCACCCAGCAGTTCCTGTGGCCATCCCAAAGATTTCCCAGCTGGCCCCACAGCCCGTTGTGCCGCGGGTGTCACAAGAGGTGTTGCATGGGGACAACGGTGACATTGATTGCAACAGCCCCACGAGgcccctcagcctctgcccctgcagcagggagggaccaggggcagccccagcaccccacaCACATGGGGCACTCTGGGGCTGGCCCAGGCCACTTGTGCCAGCAGCAATTGGGGACTGTCCCACCCCCTGGAAACAGGACAAAAGCAGCGTGTTTGGGGCACAGGGATACGCCCCGATCTGGGCTCTTCACACAAGTAGTTCCAGGTTGGTTTGTTACAGACCACTTCTGCCTTGCTGTGCTCTGAACCAACACCTCCATCAGGTAAGTCATTGGGGAGTCACTTCCAGCCCACCAAGACATTCCCCTGCCCTCTTGTTTCTTCCTgggtcagcagggctggggaatggGCTTTCTGGGAATCCTGGGAATAATCTGGAATTAGGAACAGACACTCCCAAGTGAGCTGGGAAGACTTTACTGActtcaggaaagcagaggggGTTGTGCGTGCTGTTTGGGCAGCAAGCTTTTGGCTGCTGCAAGGATGCACAGCATTGGGTAAGAGTTCATGTAGGTTGGCATCTCCATGCTCCAGGATTATTCTGAATTCTTGACCCTGCTTTGGCTCTTGCTGTGTCCCTTCTGCAGCCTCGTGAAGACCCAGGACAGACATCAGCCATGAAGATCCTCTACCTGCTCTTCCCCTTGTTCCTTCTGTTGGTCCACAGTGCTGCAGGtgagagggacagaggggacatggCTGAGGTGTGAACTCCAGCCCCTGGGGCTTTCCAGATCCTGCTAAGTGGCCACAATTCTCAGGTATTTACAACATTTGGGAGGGACTTGCTGTGAGGAAGGTCAGGACAGCTGAGgatccagcacagcagctcctgtagCTCATGCTGGTCTTCCCCCCTGTCTTTCTCCACAAACACATGTTGCTGcagaaaaaattaactctgaCAAGAGAGTTTAAGATGTTGGGTTTGGTTGCTCATTTCCCATTCAAGACTGGGACTCAGAGCCAGCACAGGTTCCTCTGGAACCAGATCTATTTTTACAGTTATGCCACACTCACTTTGACCTCCTCCCTTTTTGTGCAGGGTCCTCCTTGGCTccaacaaacaagaaacaatgtgagaaagaaaaggggtTCTGTGGATTTCTGAACTGCTCCTTCCCCTTTGTCATCAGTGGAAAATGTTCCAGGTTCTTCTTTTGCTGCAAAAAGTAAGTTTTGGTATTACAAAAGCTGCTATCATGCCAGAAAGATTTTAAAGGCCCCTGAGCTAAAGGCACAGCATCCTTCAGGctccaaggcagagctgaggggagggaaggagcttGCAGATGTCCTGAGTGGACCAACATCAGCCCCAGGGACTCCTCAGTCTCCTCAAGTCCCCAGGGCCTCAttcaggctctgcagaggacTCAGCAAAACCACCAAAGAGGGAAACATTCCCTGTCCTTGGGCAGCACCCAGGACATGATCCAGGTCTTGCTGCACCTGCACAGAcctggagccagggctgccagcactgagagAGCCCAGGTCCAGCCTGTCTGCACTAAGGACTGCACCTCACCTGCCCTGAGCCTGACTCTGCTGCACCACACCCTGGGCATTGCAGGCCAGGGGACACAGTGGCAGCACAAGTTACACCACCTGATGTgattgtttcccttttttctgcagAATCTGGGGTTGAGACCCTGAAGTTATCAAGCAGCACATGGCTCTGGCTTCTGTCTCCTGGCCCCATGTCCTGAtgtcccctcccctggctgccTGTGCCGTGCCCAGctggggtgacagcagcagtggcagctgctcctgctgggtgctgctgggctggaggccTGTGGTGCCAGCCCCGGTGTCtttggggcaggggctgcttttcccagcttgAATAAAGCCCAAGAGCACTTTGGCATTGCAGGGCTGGGCCGTGTGTGcgtgtcctgctgctggaggggtgctgtgcctgctggccctggggctggcactgccttggtggcagcagaagggcctggggatggtgctggggctgagcaggggctgtgtccctggggatgctcctgcctggccctgctctggggacactgagcGTGGCAGTGCCTGCTGGGTCGGGCAGTGTGgggtgcctgtgctggagctgccctgcacaTGCTCCATCTGGGGAATTGGGATCCTGTGCTGGTCCTGCCAGTCCCAGATGTCCCTTGTCCCTTGAGCAGTCCCAGCTTcatgtgcagagctgtgctgggggcagtgtATCCCTTGAGTGGGCATGGCCATGGTGACACAcaggtgctgtccctgctgctcctccttgtcctgctccagccctccctgctgtggctgtgctgctccacaccagcagacaggaggaggagaaagtcATGAAATTCCCAGTCTGGGTGACATGGGAAAAAAGTCCTATTTTGAGGTGGAAATATACAACTTCATCTATCCGCATGAAAAAAGCAGATTGCCCTGTCCTCTCTGCCCACCCCAGGCAGTCTGGGTGACAATGCCCTGGTCCATAAGAGgctggggcctctccctgtctGCAAAGCAAATCCCAGGCATTTGTTTCCCCCATGGTTCCATACCTGTGTGTTTCCACGTGTATGGTTTTATGGGAGCAACTGTGGACCCTGCCTGGTTCACTGAAGACTTTCCCTCTTGAGAATCACACCCATATAATTATTgatgttggaaaagacttctaagaAAATTGAGTCCAATCATCACCCCAGGACTGTAAACCCCAACACTAAACCATCTGCACAAGTTCCACATCACGCAGCTTTTAAATTCcatccaggaatggtgactccaccactgccctgggcagcatGTCCCAAACCATCAGTAccatttctgtaaagaaattattcctggCATCCACTCTAACCCTTCCCTGGTTCTATTTGACACCATTTTATCTGCTCCTCTCAGTTGTTACCcgggagaagagactgaccccaaAAATGTTTACAGAGCTATTGCTTTCCAGAACTGGAGAATTTGGTGAGGGACATTCAGATCATCCCTTCCTACCATGGCTTTTCCTTCATCTGTGTTCACTCGTTCTGGTCCTGACTCTGGGGCC
This window harbors:
- the LOC136358348 gene encoding gallinacin-2-like — encoded protein: MKILYLLFSLLFVVLQVSPGLSSPRREMFFCRGGSCHFGACPFHLVKVGSCFGFRSCCKQPWNVRDVDEPYIEDQ